From a single Candidatus Methylomirabilota bacterium genomic region:
- the coaBC gene encoding bifunctional phosphopantothenoylcysteine decarboxylase/phosphopantothenate--cysteine ligase CoaBC, which produces MTLTGKQIVLGVTGSIAAYKAVLLLRELTSRGAEVTVVMSANAEHFVGALTFRTLSGRPVLSSLFDPQSEEAVEHVALAERADVFVVAPATANLLAKAAHGIADDFLTTLLLATRCPVLMAPAMDGGMWDHAAVQANVVTLRERGVTVLEPEAGALASGLSGRGRLPEVPTLVEAVERALTPRRDLAGERMLVTSGPTREPIDPVRYLSNRSSGKMGHAVAAAALRRGAEVVLISGPTTLQPPPGAVYVPVQTAEEMREAALQHLASASVVIKAAAVADYRVERPSATKIKSGGKDEGLTLDLVANPDILKELAQRKGGAFLVGFAAETNDVRANAAEKLRAKGVDLLVVNDVSQQGIGFDAEDNQVLLLDRWGGALELPRMSKLEVAHAILDRVLALRSTPKTRRAQPSH; this is translated from the coding sequence ATGACACTCACGGGCAAACAGATTGTTCTGGGCGTCACGGGGAGCATCGCGGCCTACAAGGCCGTGCTGCTCCTGCGAGAGCTGACCTCCCGCGGGGCCGAGGTCACGGTAGTGATGTCGGCCAATGCCGAGCATTTCGTCGGCGCCCTGACCTTCCGCACGCTCTCGGGCCGGCCCGTGCTCTCGAGCCTCTTCGACCCGCAGAGCGAGGAGGCCGTCGAGCACGTCGCTCTCGCCGAGCGGGCCGATGTCTTCGTGGTGGCGCCGGCCACGGCCAATCTCCTGGCCAAGGCCGCCCACGGCATCGCCGATGACTTTTTGACGACGCTGCTTCTGGCCACCCGATGCCCCGTGCTGATGGCTCCGGCCATGGACGGCGGCATGTGGGACCACGCGGCCGTACAGGCCAATGTGGTGACGCTGCGCGAGCGCGGCGTCACCGTGCTGGAGCCCGAGGCCGGCGCGCTCGCCTCGGGGCTGTCCGGCCGGGGTCGGCTGCCCGAGGTGCCCACGCTCGTCGAGGCCGTCGAGCGCGCACTGACTCCGCGGCGCGATCTGGCCGGGGAGCGCATGCTCGTCACCTCCGGGCCGACCCGCGAGCCCATTGACCCCGTCCGCTATCTCTCGAACCGGTCCTCGGGCAAGATGGGCCACGCCGTGGCGGCCGCCGCGCTCCGGCGCGGGGCCGAGGTGGTGCTGATCTCCGGCCCCACCACGCTCCAGCCGCCTCCCGGCGCGGTCTATGTCCCCGTGCAGACGGCGGAGGAGATGCGAGAGGCCGCGTTGCAGCACCTGGCTTCCGCCAGCGTGGTCATCAAGGCCGCGGCTGTCGCCGACTATCGGGTGGAGCGACCGAGCGCGACCAAGATCAAGTCGGGGGGCAAGGACGAAGGGCTCACCCTCGATCTCGTGGCCAACCCGGACATTCTCAAGGAGCTGGCCCAGCGCAAGGGGGGCGCCTTCCTGGTCGGCTTCGCCGCCGAGACCAATGACGTGCGCGCGAACGCCGCCGAGAAGCTCCGGGCCAAGGGCGTCGATCTCCTCGTCGTCAACGACGTCAGCCAGCAAGGCATCGGCTTCGACGCCGAAGACAACCAGGTGCTGCTGCTCGATCGCTGGGGCGGCGCCCTCGAGCTGCCGCGCATGAGCAAGCTCGAAGTGGCGCACGCCATCCTCGACCGCGTCCTCGCGCTCCGCTCGACGCCGAAGACGCGGCGCGCCCAACCCTCCCACTGA
- the rpoZ gene encoding DNA-directed RNA polymerase subunit omega, which translates to MSFPSLEQSLDKVSNRYLLVVLAAKRARQLNRGAAAQVDTKRKKPTSTALEEIAQAKVGYRVREEDPSKT; encoded by the coding sequence ATGTCATTCCCGTCCTTGGAGCAGTCTCTCGACAAGGTCTCGAACCGCTATCTCCTGGTGGTGCTCGCCGCCAAGCGCGCCCGCCAGCTCAATCGCGGCGCCGCGGCCCAGGTGGACACGAAGCGGAAGAAGCCCACGAGCACGGCGCTGGAAGAGATCGCGCAGGCCAAGGTTGGCTACCGCGTGCGCGAAGAGGATCCGTCCAAGACATAG